Proteins co-encoded in one Desulfomicrobium macestii genomic window:
- a CDS encoding acyltransferase: MNECPQSCAVGFLTTFSSPDIRIGHNTAFSTGANIGRCHIGADCMIGTYVMVTGGKNQHRFDSRDIPIRLQGGEFQPITIGRDCWVGNGAIIMADLGEGCVIAAGSVVTKPIPPYSIAAGVPAKVIGERP, from the coding sequence ATGAACGAGTGTCCGCAAAGCTGTGCTGTTGGATTTCTGACCACGTTTTCATCTCCGGATATCCGCATCGGCCACAATACGGCCTTCAGCACGGGCGCCAATATCGGCCGATGCCATATCGGGGCTGACTGCATGATCGGCACCTACGTCATGGTAACCGGCGGAAAGAACCAGCACCGTTTTGACTCCCGGGACATCCCGATCCGGTTGCAGGGCGGGGAGTTCCAGCCCATTACCATTGGGCGGGACTGCTGGGTCGGCAACGGCGCCATCATCATGGCCGATCTGGGCGAGGGCTGCGTCATCGCGGCCGGCAGCGTGGTGACCAAGCCGATCCCGCCGTACAGCATCGCTGCCGGCGTTCCCGCCAAAGTCATCGGAGAGCGCCCGTGA
- a CDS encoding glycosyltransferase — MKLHVIQCVVSLAPGGAESLALTILEKADVWGSVCGLVRGTGALIPAIEAQGLPWHVLSSSSPRRFPVWKALAGVLRRERVDVAHVQAGYLLSFVLPAALLAGVRVVYTEHAKHSLEQQPMLRRMVRLCAPFVHAVTCVSENLKSFMVERVGIDTRRIQVIPNGVDLGRFTQAAPSPETRGLLPESWGGPDITVFGNVARFSEAKDHPGLLRAFDEVRRRHPGVRLLLVGDGETRPGVESLISELGLGEFVQLAGMRRDVPALLGLMDVFVLSSMREGMPISVLEAMAAGLPVLTTDVGGIGEVVQDGVTARVVAPREVTALAGGLAWMVENAAARADMAARGKALIHGQYGHERMVERYAELYADAGRRP; from the coding sequence GTGAAGCTCCATGTGATACAGTGCGTCGTCTCCCTGGCCCCCGGAGGGGCCGAGAGCCTGGCCTTGACCATTCTGGAGAAGGCGGACGTGTGGGGCTCGGTGTGCGGGCTGGTGCGCGGCACCGGCGCGCTGATCCCGGCCATCGAGGCCCAGGGGTTGCCCTGGCATGTGCTCTCGTCAAGTTCCCCCCGCCGTTTCCCGGTCTGGAAGGCTCTTGCGGGCGTGCTGCGCCGCGAGCGGGTCGATGTGGCGCACGTCCAGGCCGGCTATCTTCTCTCCTTCGTACTCCCGGCGGCGCTGCTGGCTGGTGTGCGCGTGGTGTACACCGAGCACGCCAAGCATTCCCTCGAACAGCAACCCATGCTGCGGCGCATGGTGCGCCTTTGCGCGCCGTTTGTGCACGCGGTCACCTGCGTTTCGGAGAATTTGAAATCCTTCATGGTCGAACGCGTCGGCATCGATACGCGCAGGATTCAGGTCATCCCCAACGGGGTGGACCTGGGACGTTTCACGCAAGCGGCGCCAAGCCCTGAAACGCGCGGGCTTTTGCCCGAGAGCTGGGGAGGGCCGGACATCACGGTGTTCGGAAATGTGGCCCGGTTCAGCGAAGCCAAGGATCACCCCGGCCTGCTGCGGGCCTTTGACGAGGTCCGGCGCAGACATCCCGGCGTCCGTCTCCTGCTGGTGGGCGACGGCGAGACCCGGCCGGGCGTCGAATCCCTGATCAGCGAGCTTGGCCTTGGCGAATTCGTCCAATTGGCGGGCATGCGTCGGGACGTGCCGGCCCTGCTTGGCCTCATGGACGTCTTTGTTTTGTCCTCCATGCGCGAGGGCATGCCGATCTCGGTCCTGGAGGCCATGGCTGCGGGCTTGCCTGTGCTCACCACCGATGTCGGGGGGATCGGCGAGGTCGTGCAGGATGGCGTGACGGCCAGGGTTGTCGCACCTCGGGAGGTCACGGCCCTGGCCGGCGGGCTGGCATGGATGGTCGAGAACGCCGCTGCGCGCGCCGACATGGCGGCGCGGGGCAAGGCCCTGATTCATGGGCAATACGGGCATGAGCGGATGGTGGAGCGTTATGCAGAGCTGTATGCGGATGCGGGGAGGCGGCCATGA
- a CDS encoding polysaccharide deacetylase family protein yields MSRPGTSSVMFHTVGVPDRRWAWNFLTVPWQLFDAQLGALRRFGYRAVFLREYMDIALAGRLEQERVVSLTFDDGYLDNWVFAAPLLKKHGFCGTIFVSTDFVDPAVKPRPQFDPTRPESARLPSAGFLSWSEMRALEQSGVMEIQSHGITHTWYPSGPKIVDFRHPGDTYYWMDWNACPEDKWGYLKLKSDPGVWGEPVYEHAKSMDGPVFRPDERVGRALREVVASMGRSFFDGPDWRRDLHGMADEMMKAWKQTSVETHDEFMLRVHGELADSKAVLEDNLHKKIDFFCWPGGGYTEEVFDAASGYYVGTTVGSRERLRPAALDENGCFRFSRVGPPGVEGRIGFRYLGPWLLPLFLEEVRGGSRLARLFRGGGKLTVENWEKMKIAMLGRVRDESCHE; encoded by the coding sequence ATGTCGCGACCCGGAACAAGTTCCGTCATGTTTCACACCGTGGGAGTGCCCGACAGACGCTGGGCCTGGAATTTTCTCACGGTCCCCTGGCAGCTCTTCGACGCCCAACTCGGTGCGCTCAGGCGTTTCGGGTATCGCGCCGTTTTTCTGCGCGAGTACATGGACATCGCACTGGCCGGTCGCCTTGAGCAGGAGCGGGTCGTGTCCCTGACCTTTGACGACGGCTATCTGGACAACTGGGTCTTTGCCGCGCCTCTGCTGAAAAAGCACGGTTTTTGCGGCACGATTTTCGTCTCAACCGATTTTGTCGACCCCGCCGTCAAGCCCCGCCCCCAATTCGATCCGACGCGTCCGGAAAGCGCCCGGTTGCCAAGCGCCGGTTTTTTGTCCTGGAGCGAGATGCGCGCCCTGGAGCAGAGCGGAGTCATGGAGATCCAGTCCCACGGGATTACGCACACCTGGTATCCCTCAGGGCCGAAGATCGTGGATTTCCGGCATCCGGGCGATACATATTACTGGATGGACTGGAACGCCTGTCCCGAGGACAAGTGGGGCTATCTGAAGCTCAAATCCGATCCGGGCGTCTGGGGCGAGCCGGTTTATGAACACGCCAAGTCCATGGATGGTCCCGTTTTTCGTCCCGACGAGCGCGTTGGCCGGGCGCTGCGCGAAGTCGTGGCCTCGATGGGGAGATCATTTTTCGACGGGCCGGACTGGAGGCGTGATCTGCACGGCATGGCCGACGAAATGATGAAAGCCTGGAAGCAAACCAGCGTCGAGACGCATGATGAGTTCATGCTCCGGGTGCATGGGGAACTTGCGGATTCAAAGGCCGTTCTTGAAGACAACCTGCACAAGAAGATCGATTTCTTCTGCTGGCCCGGCGGCGGGTACACCGAGGAAGTGTTTGACGCGGCATCCGGGTATTATGTCGGCACCACGGTGGGGTCTCGGGAACGGCTCCGGCCGGCGGCCCTGGATGAGAACGGGTGTTTTCGTTTTTCCCGTGTGGGGCCTCCGGGAGTCGAGGGACGCATTGGGTTTCGTTATCTCGGGCCGTGGCTGCTGCCGCTGTTTCTGGAGGAGGTGCGGGGCGGAAGCCGCCTGGCGCGTCTCTTTCGGGGAGGCGGGAAGCTCACGGTCGAAAACTGGGAAAAAATGAAGATAGCCATGCTTGGGCGGGTGAGGGACGAATCGTGTCACGAATAA
- a CDS encoding sialidase family protein, producing the protein MSRIMEGRKHGGCVVYGLMFWAVFVIMGMSAPSSFATVNTGVFSPRGIGGGGGMYVISISPYDEGLMFLVTDMGGAYRSEDGGERWELIHYTQGFRFMQFSTPPVFFKDRIYWRSGKSALRVSTDQGRSWPKVDGMPWGKDAILHLTAIPGSPDVLLVGTKGGLWRTDDDCATWKKVLDRQTSETVILGEVLCAMADPDAVACSRDRGQTWTTSPVVVDGRAIKGHPAMGLAGAVSDKGSLMVASLHKFGIIRSTDQGSSWALAHSPYGGENHLVMAPGQTDVVYAAQTGSNVNINLLRSIDGGQSWNPSFRMADFARKYGWKANVEPTWIQDSLKWSYLISPKGFAVNPRKPEEAFLVTQGELYRTRDGGETWHPRMATEVVVGPEKSAHYRSIGLEVTSAWGYHFDPHNPARHYITYTDIGFTRSPDSGKSWQWTAQGSPWRNTFYDLVNDPDVPDVLYAAVSARHDIPHHSNLSVTKSGYRGHQGGVVRSTDGGLSWQVPYKPGSSSGLPKQVCTTVTLDPASPPDRRTLYAGVYGEGDDDEAGVYKSVDGGTSWAKISPGPGVAPNLHIYRLRVHPKSGNLYCLITGLRSKNNFFTVPGGVWKSMDGGETWKSISSGVNLVWWTTNFAWDPENEDVMYVSAGSSEGHWMQGGIYKTTDGGDSWAHVLTDEMIQKAARGENYEQTMAVALHPQNSRLVYAGTSRNGLLYSQDGGATWRHYSEFPAASVQSINFDPSDMTRIIVTTFGQGVFEGPYLPQ; encoded by the coding sequence GTGTCACGAATAATGGAAGGGAGAAAGCATGGCGGCTGCGTGGTGTATGGCCTGATGTTCTGGGCCGTGTTCGTCATCATGGGCATGTCCGCGCCGTCATCGTTTGCAACGGTGAATACGGGAGTGTTTTCCCCGCGAGGCATTGGCGGCGGGGGCGGAATGTACGTCATCTCCATCTCTCCATACGACGAGGGACTCATGTTTCTGGTCACCGACATGGGCGGCGCCTACCGCTCGGAAGACGGTGGCGAGCGGTGGGAGCTGATCCATTACACCCAGGGCTTTCGTTTCATGCAGTTCTCCACGCCCCCGGTGTTCTTCAAGGATCGCATCTATTGGCGGTCGGGGAAGAGCGCGCTGCGGGTCAGCACGGACCAGGGTCGCTCGTGGCCCAAAGTGGACGGCATGCCCTGGGGGAAGGACGCGATTCTGCATCTGACCGCGATTCCCGGCTCGCCGGATGTTCTTCTCGTCGGCACGAAGGGCGGGCTGTGGCGCACTGATGACGACTGCGCGACCTGGAAAAAGGTGCTGGACAGGCAGACATCCGAGACCGTCATCCTTGGCGAGGTCCTCTGCGCCATGGCGGACCCGGATGCTGTCGCGTGCAGCCGTGACCGGGGCCAGACGTGGACGACGTCTCCCGTGGTCGTCGACGGGCGGGCAATCAAGGGGCACCCTGCCATGGGGCTTGCTGGCGCGGTGTCGGACAAAGGTTCGCTCATGGTGGCCAGTCTGCACAAGTTCGGCATCATCCGCTCCACGGATCAAGGATCGAGCTGGGCCCTCGCGCATTCACCCTATGGGGGCGAAAATCATCTTGTCATGGCCCCCGGGCAGACTGATGTCGTCTATGCCGCCCAGACCGGATCAAACGTCAACATCAACCTGCTTCGTTCCATTGACGGCGGCCAAAGCTGGAACCCGAGTTTCAGGATGGCCGATTTCGCCCGCAAATACGGCTGGAAGGCGAATGTGGAACCGACCTGGATTCAGGACTCCCTGAAATGGAGTTATCTGATCTCGCCCAAGGGTTTTGCGGTCAATCCGCGAAAGCCCGAGGAAGCCTTTCTCGTTACGCAGGGCGAACTGTATCGCACCCGGGACGGAGGAGAGACATGGCATCCGCGCATGGCCACAGAGGTCGTCGTTGGGCCGGAGAAGTCGGCGCATTACCGGAGCATCGGGCTGGAGGTGACCAGCGCCTGGGGCTATCATTTCGACCCCCATAACCCGGCCAGACATTACATCACCTACACGGACATCGGATTCACCAGGTCGCCGGACAGCGGAAAAAGCTGGCAATGGACGGCGCAGGGTTCGCCCTGGAGGAACACGTTCTATGATCTGGTCAACGATCCGGATGTGCCGGACGTGCTGTATGCGGCGGTGAGCGCCCGTCACGACATTCCGCACCATTCCAATCTTTCGGTTACCAAATCGGGATATCGGGGGCATCAGGGTGGGGTGGTCAGATCCACGGACGGCGGCCTGAGCTGGCAGGTTCCCTATAAGCCGGGCAGTTCATCCGGACTGCCCAAACAGGTCTGCACCACCGTGACTCTCGATCCCGCGTCGCCTCCTGATCGGCGAACCCTCTATGCCGGTGTGTACGGGGAAGGCGATGATGACGAAGCGGGTGTGTACAAGTCCGTTGATGGAGGAACGTCGTGGGCAAAAATTTCGCCGGGCCCGGGCGTTGCGCCAAATCTGCATATCTACCGGTTACGCGTGCATCCGAAGAGCGGAAATTTGTACTGCCTCATCACAGGGCTGCGCTCCAAGAATAATTTTTTCACGGTTCCGGGCGGCGTCTGGAAGTCGATGGATGGCGGCGAAACATGGAAGTCAATCAGTAGTGGCGTCAACCTTGTCTGGTGGACCACGAATTTCGCCTGGGACCCTGAAAACGAAGACGTGATGTACGTCTCGGCCGGCTCTTCGGAAGGGCACTGGATGCAGGGCGGCATATACAAGACGACGGACGGCGGAGACTCCTGGGCGCATGTCCTGACCGACGAGATGATTCAAAAAGCGGCCCGGGGGGAGAACTACGAGCAAACCATGGCTGTGGCCCTTCATCCTCAAAATTCCCGGTTGGTTTATGCCGGTACTTCCAGGAACGGTTTGCTCTACAGCCAGGATGGCGGGGCGACTTGGCGGCATTATTCGGAATTTCCTGCTGCATCGGTGCAAAGCATTAATTTTGATCCTTCGGACATGACACGAATCATTGTAACGACCTTTGGACAGGGTGTGTTTGAAGGTCCCTATCTTCCGCAATGA
- a CDS encoding glycosyltransferase family 4 protein, translating into MFISLATSKLGGPGKGLLQFLRSGGFELCDPVLVDFVTESGCESEFARVMRLSGANVAELRQNKKFDMNLVDQAESIVKREGCQILQSHGYKSHVLCALLKRRVRLPWVAFVHGWTSENMKMHCYRIVEMGLVTLATRVVAVSEALGKRLPGIAQRKMTVIPNAVDPAELNDSSGRDVRHELGISGEALVVGVVGRLSPEKGQIFFLKALARTRQRVPNAVGILLGDGQDRAMLEAEAARCGLAGAVYFTGHVSGLGDYYRAMDLVAMPSLSEGMPNVALEAMIFGKPVVASRVGGVPEVVVEGETGFMVTAGDSESLAVALIRMLESPSRMQAMGEAGRRRALDNFSPTARVDRVLELYKELLVAQTLEGNKNA; encoded by the coding sequence GTGTTCATCAGTTTGGCCACCTCCAAATTGGGCGGGCCAGGGAAGGGACTGCTTCAGTTTCTGCGATCGGGCGGTTTTGAGCTTTGTGATCCCGTGCTCGTGGATTTTGTCACGGAATCAGGCTGTGAATCGGAGTTTGCACGAGTCATGCGTTTGTCGGGAGCCAATGTCGCCGAGCTTCGCCAGAATAAAAAATTTGACATGAACTTGGTGGATCAGGCGGAGAGCATCGTTAAAAGGGAAGGCTGTCAGATATTGCAGTCGCATGGATATAAAAGCCATGTACTGTGCGCTCTTTTGAAACGACGCGTACGACTTCCCTGGGTTGCTTTTGTTCACGGCTGGACTTCCGAAAACATGAAAATGCATTGCTACAGGATCGTTGAAATGGGTCTGGTGACGCTGGCAACACGAGTTGTCGCTGTTTCCGAAGCGCTGGGGAAAAGACTGCCGGGGATCGCGCAGCGCAAGATGACGGTGATTCCCAATGCCGTGGACCCGGCTGAACTCAATGATTCCAGCGGACGTGATGTGCGGCACGAATTGGGTATTTCCGGCGAAGCGCTGGTTGTTGGGGTGGTTGGAAGATTGAGTCCGGAGAAAGGGCAGATTTTTTTTCTCAAGGCCCTGGCTCGGACTCGCCAGCGTGTGCCCAATGCGGTGGGGATTCTTTTGGGTGACGGCCAGGACCGGGCCATGCTGGAGGCTGAGGCTGCCCGATGCGGGCTCGCGGGGGCGGTTTATTTTACAGGGCATGTTTCAGGTTTGGGCGATTATTACCGGGCCATGGATCTCGTGGCCATGCCTTCCTTGAGCGAGGGCATGCCCAATGTGGCGCTGGAAGCCATGATCTTCGGAAAGCCGGTGGTCGCGAGCCGGGTGGGCGGAGTGCCCGAGGTGGTGGTTGAAGGCGAGACGGGCTTCATGGTCACGGCGGGTGATTCCGAGTCTTTGGCTGTGGCGCTCATTCGCATGCTGGAATCGCCGAGTCGCATGCAGGCCATGGGCGAAGCGGGGCGACGCCGCGCGCTCGATAATTTTTCACCAACGGCCAGAGTGGATCGTGTGCTGGAACTCTATAAAGAACTCCTCGTGGCGCAAACTCTTGAAGGAAACAAAAATGCGTAA
- a CDS encoding glycosyltransferase — protein sequence MIKGRNFLVFSDDWGRHPFSCQHIMQHFLPHNRVLWVNTIGLRLPRLSLYDVKRAAGKIASWTSNPPQEALPDNLRIISPVMIPFNNVSSVRNFNRWNVVRTVRKYMDEWDIRNPIFLATVPNASEYIGYFDECIVSYYCVDDFTIWPGMNLPGLVMEFEKKLLEKADIVMAVSDELYSAKKSVNKSTFLLTHGVDVDHFSTATVTQNRLLSLADIQGPIIGFYGLIDSHLDVEIIRMLLDWRVDWTVVLIGTKRIDLGTLESRPNFRWLPAVPYEQLPRYSSVFDVAIIPYVVNQHTNTANPLKLREYLATGKPIVTTAMAEVFRFKEHLRIAAKPEDFASEVDKALSDVVDLETRRECLKGDAWTDKAQMVSDWIEETLSAKTQAAAGVK from the coding sequence ATGATCAAGGGTAGGAATTTTCTGGTTTTTTCCGACGACTGGGGGCGGCATCCGTTCAGTTGTCAGCACATCATGCAGCATTTCCTGCCGCATAACCGGGTGCTGTGGGTCAACACCATCGGCCTGCGCCTGCCCCGACTCAGTCTGTACGATGTGAAAAGGGCCGCCGGAAAAATTGCTTCGTGGACTTCAAATCCGCCGCAAGAAGCCCTGCCGGATAATCTACGGATTATTTCACCCGTCATGATTCCTTTCAACAACGTTTCTTCTGTTCGAAATTTCAATAGGTGGAATGTCGTTCGTACAGTCAGAAAATACATGGATGAATGGGATATTCGCAATCCAATATTTCTTGCAACAGTACCGAATGCTTCAGAATATATTGGATATTTTGATGAATGTATTGTGTCGTATTATTGTGTTGATGATTTTACAATATGGCCTGGTATGAATTTGCCAGGTTTGGTTATGGAATTTGAAAAGAAACTTTTGGAAAAAGCTGATATTGTCATGGCGGTTTCCGATGAGCTTTATTCGGCGAAGAAAAGTGTTAATAAGAGCACCTTTCTGTTAACGCATGGAGTCGATGTCGATCATTTTTCCACGGCAACCGTTACGCAGAACCGTTTACTCTCTTTGGCGGATATTCAAGGTCCAATAATCGGTTTTTACGGACTTATCGACTCTCATCTAGATGTGGAAATTATTCGCATGCTGCTCGATTGGCGCGTTGATTGGACTGTTGTGCTCATCGGCACAAAACGCATCGATCTTGGCACTCTGGAATCAAGGCCGAACTTTCGCTGGTTGCCGGCCGTGCCCTATGAGCAATTGCCGCGCTATTCGTCGGTTTTTGATGTGGCCATAATTCCCTACGTGGTGAATCAGCACACCAATACTGCAAATCCTCTCAAGCTCAGAGAGTATCTGGCGACAGGCAAACCGATCGTGACCACGGCAATGGCGGAAGTTTTTCGTTTCAAGGAGCATCTGCGCATTGCGGCCAAGCCGGAAGATTTTGCGAGTGAGGTGGACAAGGCGTTGTCTGATGTCGTGGACCTTGAGACCAGGCGGGAGTGTTTGAAAGGTGATGCGTGGACGGACAAGGCGCAGATGGTCTCCGATTGGATTGAAGAGACTCTTTCGGCAAAAACTCAAGCCGCTGCGGGTGTCAAATGA
- a CDS encoding acyltransferase produces the protein MWHDFWRVVYYEPMFKSMCREVGPGFKMYYGGDGVARIAGKLNIYIGSNVTMFDNVSLAGLKIFDEPELRIGDNTYIAPRSRFLIAKSVVIGSWGLIACRIVMDNSGHPIANAAGRMTSGGGSPSRKSVRPVSVGDLCLLGAGTCLYPGARVGDGVVAKTGTHVAGEIPPFCLVEGNPGRIVGKLPIPEELKEHFGEDRYRMWKEQQAAVVI, from the coding sequence ATGTGGCATGATTTCTGGCGTGTCGTTTACTACGAGCCCATGTTCAAGTCGATGTGCAGGGAAGTCGGACCGGGATTCAAGATGTATTATGGTGGAGATGGAGTCGCCCGTATCGCAGGGAAATTGAATATATACATAGGTTCAAATGTCACGATGTTCGACAACGTCAGCTTGGCTGGCCTCAAGATATTTGACGAGCCTGAGCTCAGGATCGGTGACAACACCTACATTGCTCCGAGATCAAGGTTTCTGATCGCCAAGAGCGTCGTCATCGGCAGTTGGGGGCTCATCGCATGCCGCATCGTCATGGACAACTCCGGACATCCCATCGCCAACGCGGCCGGAAGGATGACTTCCGGAGGCGGAAGTCCGTCTCGGAAAAGCGTCAGGCCGGTGAGTGTGGGTGATCTGTGCCTGCTTGGCGCCGGAACCTGTCTGTATCCCGGAGCGCGAGTCGGTGACGGGGTCGTGGCCAAGACCGGGACTCACGTGGCGGGTGAAATTCCTCCTTTCTGTCTTGTCGAGGGCAATCCGGGCCGCATTGTGGGCAAACTTCCCATTCCCGAAGAACTCAAGGAGCATTTTGGGGAGGATCGATACCGGATGTGGAAGGAGCAGCAGGCGGCTGTTGTCATTTAA
- a CDS encoding phenylacetate--CoA ligase family protein, protein MIGLMRQAMHSLRGSRRYALMREGVALQRLSVEELRRRQLARLVQVVDHAVRTVPFYRDLFDELGLKASDIRTFEDFAGLPTLTKQDLRESLPRMLSSASDASRRVDNATGGSTGEPVRFYQDMDVFDAMQGSFMLGLTFAGWKPSDMIVNIWGNPRDKGTARPSVDLKQWLSGSMTVSAYRYGRKEMDDWLEVLARFRRVFVYGYVSVLSDLAEHILACGRKPSSVCAVMTSAEKLHDHQRALIAQAFGCRVHDQYGSREVPCIAVECEHGGMHLLTHSAYAEFLPEPGSELKRLVVTGLTNRTMPLLRYEIGDYATPLSHGCSCGRGFPLIRMDIGRIYDYMLAAGGGKIHGAYFVKIIKEIEGVLSFQFRQSVPGEVELLVKCKEGVSEASTRQLNALPQCVAHDHEGEIRLRVRFVDEIPRTIGGKHRYIVCEVQ, encoded by the coding sequence ATGATAGGTCTAATGCGCCAGGCGATGCACTCCTTGCGCGGAAGCAGGCGCTATGCGCTCATGCGTGAAGGCGTCGCCCTGCAACGGCTGTCCGTGGAGGAATTGCGGCGGCGGCAACTGGCCCGGCTTGTCCAGGTGGTCGATCATGCCGTCCGCACGGTGCCGTTCTATCGCGATCTTTTTGACGAACTCGGCCTCAAGGCGAGCGACATCAGGACATTCGAGGATTTTGCCGGTCTGCCGACTCTTACCAAGCAGGATCTGCGCGAAAGCCTGCCGCGCATGCTTTCGTCCGCATCCGATGCTTCCCGCCGCGTGGACAACGCCACCGGGGGGTCCACCGGGGAGCCTGTCAGATTTTATCAGGACATGGACGTGTTCGATGCCATGCAGGGCAGCTTCATGCTCGGGCTCACGTTCGCGGGATGGAAGCCCTCCGACATGATCGTCAACATTTGGGGCAATCCGAGGGATAAGGGGACTGCGCGGCCGTCGGTGGATTTGAAGCAATGGCTTTCAGGGTCCATGACCGTGAGCGCCTACCGCTACGGGCGCAAGGAGATGGATGATTGGCTGGAGGTTCTGGCGCGTTTTCGCAGGGTCTTCGTGTACGGCTATGTCTCCGTTTTGAGCGATTTGGCCGAACACATCCTGGCCTGCGGACGCAAGCCTTCGAGCGTGTGCGCGGTCATGACCTCGGCTGAGAAGCTCCATGACCATCAGCGCGCCCTCATCGCGCAGGCGTTCGGGTGCCGGGTCCATGACCAGTACGGGAGCAGGGAGGTGCCGTGCATCGCGGTGGAGTGCGAGCACGGCGGCATGCACCTTTTGACGCATTCGGCCTATGCCGAGTTCCTGCCCGAGCCGGGTTCGGAACTGAAGCGCCTGGTCGTGACCGGCCTCACCAATCGGACCATGCCGCTACTGCGCTACGAGATCGGCGATTACGCGACCCCGCTCTCCCATGGCTGTTCCTGCGGCCGGGGTTTTCCCCTCATTCGCATGGATATCGGCCGCATCTATGACTACATGCTCGCCGCAGGCGGCGGTAAGATTCACGGCGCATATTTTGTCAAGATCATCAAAGAGATAGAGGGCGTTCTTTCATTCCAGTTCAGGCAATCCGTGCCTGGGGAAGTGGAACTGCTGGTCAAATGCAAGGAGGGCGTGAGTGAAGCGTCCACGAGGCAGCTCAATGCCCTGCCGCAATGCGTCGCACATGATCACGAGGGCGAGATCCGGCTGCGGGTCCGCTTTGTGGATGAAATCCCACGCACAATTGGTGGAAAACACAGGTATATCGTATGCGAGGTGCAGTGA